gtggtggttgcaGTAGTGGTGGCTGTGGGGGCTGAATAGttgataaaatttgattttttccaaaaatatattgtattgaTATTTATTTCTTCATAGTTTTCGCCAAGATTTAAGTATTTTGTTTAACTCTGTGATTGCTGATTATCCAGCGGATTCAGTAACATTCATCTTATgttaatttatgttatttgcAATTAATGTAACGTGGATCATCCCTAAACTTTCTAATGAAATAATCCATGTTCTAAAAATCTACCGCCTAGCCGTCTAGGCGCTACGCGTCACTCTTCCgccccgatttatgccaaatcggtttaaaaaatcggatatccgattttttccgcctagaccgcctaaataaccgcctagccgcctaatcttttttttttaaataatatttttatttgtttatttgatctaaaattttataaatatcatttatattcataattttgatgaaaattacagtatattaagtttatatattatatttgtgtgttttatataatcttaaacatgaaaatatattaatgttatacacaattaaagattaacatgttttataacataataaaccatctaaaaatttCACCCGGCATAGtttccgattaatccccgattttctctttaggcgctaggTCCAACCCGACCGCcagactagcgcctagcgcgttcccgaacagggGAAATAATACTATAGGTACAAATCTTTAATTAGGCTAGTGGTTAATGAAGCCATAGATGGGCGAAGTCACGAAGAGTAATGGGTTCGATTATCTATAATTTGCATTTACCAAGTTAATTTAATTGCTAAAAAACTATATTCATATCTACGGGATTACAGGTGGAGTTactatagttttatttttctttcttttttgctaaaattaaTGAAGATTTATTATGCCAGGCTGCCGGCCAGTGAATTATAGGATCATTTCTATCATTACTAGCAAATGAATTCACTGTATGCATAATCAAGATTTCAGAATGCAGTCTTAAAAGCATCCATCATACAAACCAATCTGTTAAATGGTTCCACTTAGTGTCTTCAGTAAAGGAAAAAGGGTTAATTCCAACCGAACAATTTCTGTCGTGCTTTTTTTACTTAAACTTTGTTATTGTGCTTATTTTATctcatattattaattatttcaaataaattactCGGACTATCACATTTAAGCAGAAATTGACCAAAATAATGTTGGTCAACCATCTATAAATATCAAAAAAGCATTTGAtaattcaaaacaccaaaaaaatattatatcctAAAATCCGTGACAAATTTGGATAGccagaaaacattaaaaatatacacaaaatcaaaatatacccAAAAATCAGTGATAAGCTATAAACATTCAGcataccaaaaatatatcaaaaacaaaaactatatctgaaactaacatatatataatttttataatttgaggATAGGATCATTTTTCTGTTAGGAACCAGAACATAAACAATGTCCAAAATACCGAGAGTACATGACCTAGGTTTACATATGTCTATTTTACTCAATCAAATACATGAATaatctaatttattatttattttggtatcacaatatatttaaaaatcttgggtttttatttcatgggttttctgtatattttaggttttggatatattttgataaaaagtatttattggatttactcttcttgtttaattgttttactttatatatgttTCCGTAGTATCATGAATAATCTTGCATCATTTTACCTTAACAAGTAGCATGAATTCTAAAAGCTTATAAATCATTGTTAAGGCTTATTAGTTATTTGTAAGAATATTATGATATGTATAGAGCTTTATAAATtggttataaaatgataaagtAATGTATAagaatttatatattagttttatagGCTTATAAGTCGATTATAagatttttaaacaatacataAGTGAtagtaaaagttttaaaacattcAGTTTTGTAATAAAACTCACCAACTATAAATATGAATCGTAAAACAACTCATCaactaaaaatttaacaaaagaaatacCCAACTTTAATTTCTTTAACGTTTGTCTCCCTCCGTTACAATATTGTTGACAGAGGATGACATACATTAATGAAATTAAAGTTGAGGATTTGAGTAATTTTTAGTTCAGAGGTTGTTTTACGACCCATCTTTAGTTGGAAGTTTTATTACTAAAAAccttaatatatttaagtttatggttatttgaatatgttttgtttttgagtATCCGGGGTTtcaagtatattttaaaatttttagttgGGTTTTTGGCGTAAAAAACCCTCAAGTATGTTTTGTTTAGATATAAACCCCTCAATTAATGATTCAATGTATAAATCCCTCAAGTCAGTTTGTTTAAGGAATCAACCCCTCAGTCATTATTGACGTTAAAAGCTGTGAGTCGCAGTTAAGTATAAAACACATCGTTCTTtaaatgaccaaaaaaacatCACAACTTTGTATATCTTATGCTCAAGTGATTTGTGTATTATGCTTatgtcgattttttttttaacatttgctTATGTCGTGTTAACTACTAAGAATTACaaatgttagaaaaaaaaattattgctaTTCAGTACTTATAGAGAACACGAGCTTGAAACCTTGTATGTATGCAAATGAATCATCTTTCACTAAAGCCTATATATTGACTTGTCGTGTACGTACAAGAGTAGTAACAAGATTACAAGAATTGTAAAATGGACCAAATTTGTCCAAAGCTTTCAGTTGCACGAGAGAAGCGAAGACAGttcataacatatatataagtctTAATAACAAAATGAAACACCAAACTCCAATCGCAGACAACTCTTTCACCCTCTTTCTTCTGTTTATCTCACAAATCCTTGACTCTTTGTTTTACAATTTTGACACAGGACACACGAAACACAAAATGATTATCTAACCCTCTGTCGACACaattaaaactcaaaaatcCCTCAGGCTGAGAAACTAGGATTCATCATCTATGTGTCTTAATAATTTGGGAATTTTTTGGAACACGTAGGGATTTAGAGAGGTTACAAGTCGTGAGATTAAACTACTTGTTGTTTTAAGTTAAGGTTGTGCTGTTTTATTAAGAAATCATATAGtttacaaaataatcaaaacacaTCGTATTGTTAAACAGTATAATTAACGGAAGGGGTCGATTCGTTGAACAAACTGAATTGAAGAGTTTATGCGTTGAATCTTTAATTGAGGGGTTTATACCCTAATAAAACATACTTGAGGGGTTTTTATGTTAAAAGTcctttttagttatttatagtttttcttGGGGTTTTGGTTATATTCTTAGGTTTTGGGTCTTTATAGTTTTTTCGGTTTTAAGttgtatcttttatttttataaatggtTTGACCAATATCATTTTGGTCAAAGTTGATTTCGGTTTGAATTTTATTGTTCAGATcatttatttgaaataattgGTAGTTGGAAATAAAATAGGTATTGTAACAAAGTTTAGGTAGATAAAACAGTAGAGAAATTGTTGAGGTTGAAATTGATATTTTCTCCCGTCAGTATATCCAGTggttgttttaaatattttaatatatcaagTACAGCTGTTagcttttttttgtcacagctGTTAGCTAAACAACGAATATAATACACaattaatgatatatatatagcatgGACCGTTTTATACAATTTCTGCAACATGGTTAGGTGGTGGTCCTCCTCAACTTTTCTTCCCTACTTTAAAGACCAAATATATTGTCTTCATCAATCACATTTTTAATATACCAATCAGCCTAATCTGTTTATACATTATTATATAGTGTGCTAAAGAAAgaccatatatataatatataggcCATGTGGCAGATCTCGGCAAGTTTATCGGTTCATGTCGCCAAGTTTACCAAAATACACGTCCCTTCGGAGACATCCGATAAAATTGGAACGATAAAAAAAGAGTAGCATGGCTCCTGCACAAGGATGACACGCACAAATAGAAAAATTGtccaaatttttgttttatcaaaaaaaaattttaccaaAATACACAAAAGTCAACGGAAATTTTGGTATACCTATATATGTATGAAGGCTCGATGCATCATTTACACGTATCAGAATACTTTCACATTCAGTTTCGCTACAACGATGGTGATGTTTCGCATGTTCTGCTGTTTCATCAGCTGCACAAAAATAAGACCGTCGGCGCCTCCACCGCAAGTGGTTGAAACGGGCAAGAAAGTTCCAGCGTCTCCTCCTCCACCCAAAGTGGCCAAAACGGAGAAGAAAAAGCCACGGCCGTCTCCGAGGCCGCCAGTAAAGGCTTCAGGCCGTCGTAAACGCTTTGGTAAAGACGCTGGCGGTGTCGCAGGTTGCGGTGGTGGATGTGGCGGCGGCTGCTAGTTATAATGAAGACATGATGTTTCGTAGTGAAATGTGATTATTTTTCTTCTGCGTAGTGTGTTGGATTTATCTGTATGTCGATTTTAACATATGatcttcaaaatttaatgtatataaattcaaataacATGGTTCATATACAAGTGAATAAACAATTTGTTtatatttgaaaaacaaaactgTGGAAATGTGAATAATTTGTGTTGCagaaattttagtttattatatTACACTAGACGCTCGACTCATCGAAGAATATATAACTACAGTTATTTAAAAGGATTTTATGCTAAGTGGATTTTTTGTTTGATGCAAATTTACCTTATTTGATCAAAATTATAGATCAAACCCACGAAGTcttatttacaatatatataaaactttcaaccatataattttttgcatagaatattatttaaaagGATTTTATGCTAAGTGGATTTTTTGTTTGATGCAAATTTACCTTATTTGATCAAAATTATAGATCAAACCCACGAAGTcttatttacaatatatataaaactttcaACCATATAATTTTTTGCATAGAATATTTCAATATGCAATTTCACAGAAGATTTCAATATAAAATCTTATTGATCTTTGGTTGTGGTTGCACGTATTAAtgaatattaaactcattaaataatgtaatttttttttctcaaagaaattaataataataatgtaaatGTGCTGCTTCCTTGGAATTTCAACTATTCGACCTATATTTTATAAACGAAGATCTCACTCTTGTATTTGGTTTTTCAACTAATAAAGATGGAAATTTCGTGTATCTCTAATAAAACACGGCTATGTCGTAATCTTGTAAGCagatggatatatatatatatatgaatattgtACATCAAAAATGGGAATAAacttcagttacaaaaaaagggaataaactatataaaatgcCATAATATCATTATAAACTTATcagtatttaattatttatcagaagaaaaaaaacttacacaagattttttttttatttacacaaGATTTTACTATTGACCTTACTACTGTTAATGCAGTGAGGCCAGAGTAAAATGCAGAAATAAACAAGACACAAGCTTTTCTCTTTTCGAATTCACTAGAACAAGAAAATCTTACACCAATCTTTTCTATTACAAGAATTCTTTAGGATTACCCCAATCCTAAGCTAAAACTCACTCTAGAGCCTAGACTTTTGTTTATCAGAATCTTTCCGATCCCGAGCTAAACTCCCCCTGAATCTAGACTTCAATCTTCCAACTCCTCGGAAGTACTTCATCAACTACGTCAGCACCTAGCGCAGAGCAGCAACACCAAAAGCTTGATCACACAAGCACCAAACAATGATCTCTCCGTTTTCTTCTTTTGCAGAGACAACTCTTACCATAGAGGCACGTCCTCCATGTATACATAACCAGAACTTgctgtccaagttcttctaaaAGCAACTTAAGCAACTTTCCTTTTTCTCCCAAGGAATAACTCTCTTGCCTTTTCCTCTTCAAGTAATATCATTTACACTTAATGTAAATCTTTCAATAAACATATTGCTTCTTCTCCAAGCTTAACAAGCCCACAGACATCACATAACACGAACTTCAACCAAGCTCATCTTCATGACACACACATGTACTACCTCATGTAGTACTTCACGAACTGATACATAATATACATCTTCAGTTACGATATGTGGTTGTCTTGCTAAATACGATCGCGATGATTCAAAGGTTATGTTCTTTACTCAGGAGGCTGTTGTTGTGGTGGTGGAGACGGAGGCTGCGACGGTTACTGGGTGGTTTTGGAGGAGGTGGGGATTAAATAGGTAACTAAAGATGATGATTCTTAATTGGTTATGTAATGATTTATTGTATGTGTTCTGTATTATATGTGTTTGTAAAGTTTAACGTGTGGTAACTTGTGAGAATGTAAATTGGATTTTgtgtatatgatatatcaaagttATGTATTTAACTGAAAAGTATTCTCTCTCCTCTCACCTAACTCTCTATATATCTCTCGGACTGCGAGCAAGGTTATAACGCAACGCAGGAGCCGGAGGCAACATTTCTCTCCTCGCCTCTTCTTGCTTCGCTCCTCTACAGTCTCTCTACCTGCTTCATCTTTCTCTCGACTTTGCTCCGGGTTTCTTCTCCGGAAATTGCTCCGCTCGCGAGGATTCTTCATACATACGGGCGGCGACTCGCTTGCTCTGAAGTTCAGGCGTAGAGGAATCGCGTGGTTTCGTTGGAGGGGCTCTTTTTTAGGGTTTGGCTCAATTCTATTAGCATCCTCAGATCTGTCTTGTGGTATCTATACTCAGCTGCATGGTTGTCGATAGAGCTGGGTTCGCGGGTCAACCCGCTCCGCACGCCCTGCCAACCCGCGGGTCGACTCATTTTTTTTACTCAAAACTTCGACCCGCATGAGCCGCAAAGAAAGATTCACatacccgcacccgccccgcccAAGTTTGCGGGTAACCCGCGGGACCCGCgggtaatataaattttaataaaataattattttaattatataatacttattttctaataaaataattaaattatatattattttcagaatttatagcattttatatattttttacgaaaatatatattatttttttgcggTTAGCGGGTACCCGTGATTCAAAATCGACCAACCCGCACCCGCCGGCAGCGGGTCAAACGGAGCGGGACCCGAgggtaaaaactaaaatttccaGCTCTAGTTGtcgagaggaagaagagaaagtgTTTGTCGTCAAAGTCGGGTTGACTCCTCTATTTGGCAGTTGCGATGCTATTGTAGTTTGCTCTGAGGTGGCGGTGGGCTTTGGCGTTTGGTTCTCCCGATCTCTATAGTGTTGTGGAGATGCGCTTCCTATTCGTTCAAGCTAGGTGAGCTCTGGCGATTAGTTATCACAGAGGTGAGTTGTGGACCGTCGTATGCATGCAGTGATGGTACCCGGTCCTGGCTCCAGCTCGTTAGGGTCTGTTGAGTTCGTCGAAAGATGGTCGTCTATAGAATTTTCGTAGCTGCTCGATGGACCTTTCTCACTTCAGATTCCTTGTTGATTATCACTTTATAGTTCCTCTGCTCGGTGGCGACGACCTTCCTTATAGGAGTTTGACTCTAGGTTTTATTGTTCTGCTGCTTCACCGTCAATACCTGGGGAATGCGTAACGAGTCACAGGCATCCGATCTTTGGTTCTCGAGGTCAGCCAAAGGCGTTTTAACTGTGGTTTCGGTCGTGGCGGTGTCACTTTTGAGCCATGTTTCACATCCTAGTGTCTCGATGGTAAATCATTTGGTTTGCGATTGATAATGTTCTTGGCTGCTTTCTGAAATTCATTAGAGTATCTAGATTAGTGTTTGGTGTCGCGGCCAGGCCTGACTTTGTTAACGAAGGTGTGGGTGTACGTCAAAATGCCTTTTACCCTCTTTCTCTTTCACTTCGTCTGGAGGTTCAGTGTCAGGGGGATGATTAC
This Brassica napus cultivar Da-Ae chromosome C6, Da-Ae, whole genome shotgun sequence DNA region includes the following protein-coding sequences:
- the LOC106351966 gene encoding PHD finger protein ALFIN-LIKE 9-like, with the translated sequence MKARCIIYTYQNTFTFSFATTMVMFRMFCCFISCTKIRPSAPPPQVVETGKKVPASPPPPKVAKTEKKKPRPSPRPPVKASGRRKRFGKDAGGVAGCGGGCGGGC